DNA from Alkalibacter saccharofermentans DSM 14828:
ATGTACTTTGTTGGAATTGATATTTCCAAGTACAAACATGATTGCTGTATCATTTCTGCAGCTGATCAAAAAGTCCTTTCAAAGTTTACTATCAAAAATGATAAGTCCGGCTTTGAACAACTCATTGCTACATTTAATTCT
Protein-coding regions in this window:
- a CDS encoding IS110 family transposase, which codes for MYFVGIDISKYKHDCCIISAADQKVLSKFTIKNDKSGFEQLIATFNS